The following nucleotide sequence is from Aspergillus luchuensis IFO 4308 DNA, chromosome 1, nearly complete sequence.
GAAGATTTGTTCAAGCCCATAAAATATACCTATGATTGCTTCAATTATGATGGCGCAGACTTCAAAGAGACCCATGATACCCCCGTGCAGCTCAAAGTTGTGAAAGAGCCCAAACAGCCCTCCCCTACAGAGGAACCCTCCTGTCTGTTTGAGATAGTGACAAAGATTATGGTCAGACGGCCTCCTGGTGGTATGCCAGAAGACGCTGAAAGGCCTTCACTGGAGTTCATGAAGGTGGAAAACGTGAATAAGGCGAGAATGATCATTTATTCGCTGTCCCTCCTAGATGCCATTCGAGAAGTCGTCAAGTACTACCCGAGGTAAGTCTTGAGTGCGGTGCATGGGACGTGGAGGCTAATGAATAGCAGTCAAAACCTGATCGGGGACGAGGTGACAGTCCATGAACCTTATAGGGTGCTAATTCATCACATCCGGGAGCTGAGAGAATTGAGGGACCGACTAGACACCAACACTGCCGCAAAGCCCGACGCTCATCTCTTAGAGAAGTGCCGTCACCTCGAGGTGCTGCTACAATTTTTGGATCCAGTAGTCCAGCGTATGGTACTTCCGGCTGACAAGCGACTACTGAAAGAAACCCCTACGGTAATCTTCGAGGACATATGGTATCTTCTGAAACCGGGATCATTGTGCTACTTCCTCAACGATAATATATGGCTTGGTGGAATCATCGAAAACGTGCAGTATTCAGAAAAgtccgatgatgaagaggaagcctggaTGGTGAGCGTTATGTTTCAGGACAGTGATTTTCACCAACATGTTTTTGGTCCTGCACCTCGACTTATCTCCATAGAGGCTTTTGACGGTGAAAAGGTTGTGACCACATTGCCCGTCTTTCCATGTCAGTTTCATGATAGGCAGGATAATGGCTCTAGGCGGGCTGCCTTTCAGCGAAGGGGCGCCTTAGTCCGAGACATCGTATGGGGTGGCTACAAGTACATGAGATATAGTGGCAGGCTCATGGacaataagaaaagaaaggtgaCTTATCTTTAAAACCGTCCGGAGTGACGAAAGTGCTGATCGCTTGCAGTATGATGGTCCCGTTATAATCGGGCCATGTGATTCTCCAAGTTGATTTTCCCGATAGCGACTGGACATTCAATTGGAAACCAGGCAGCATCAAGAACGCAAAGGTCGAAGATGATCAAAATCCGATAAGTTCGATGCTTCCGCTGGATTTGAATGCCAGCGAGTGTTCAAAATCACTACTCTCCGATGACCACCTATTCATGACATGTCCTGTCATGGCTGCATTTGCATTGTCGACCAAAACTTGGGGTAAATTAACCTTGCGATACAGGAAAAGGGTTTACTTGCT
It contains:
- a CDS encoding uncharacterized protein (COG:O;~EggNog:ENOG410PI6E) — encoded protein: MTLTGVETSHVVEVVDDAKHSTPGDGATLPGSEQDERPEDLFKPIKYTYDCFNYDGADFKETHDTPVQLKVVKEPKQPSPTEEPSCLFEIVTKIMVRRPPGGMPEDAERPSLEFMKVENVNKARMIIYSLSLLDAIREVVKYYPSQNLIGDEVTVHEPYRVLIHHIRELRELRDRLDTNTAAKPDAHLLEKCRHLEVLLQFLDPVVQRMVLPADKRLLKETPTVIFEDIWYLLKPGSLCYFLNDNIWLGGIIENVQYSEKSDDEEEAWMVSVMFQDSDFHQHVFGPAPRLISIEAFDGEKVVTTLPVFPCQFHDRQDNGSRRAAFQRRGALVRDIVWGGYKYMRYSGRLMDNKKRKYDGPVIIGPCDSPS